TACTATGCTCTGATGTATTGGTCACTCTACTACCTAAAATATTGCATTCACTTATATGTTTTTGAAGTGAAGGGATGAGATAGTGTGCAATCCACCCTGAACTTCCAAGTAAGAGTATCTTCTTCATTGCTTGAGTATAATAGTAAAAAAGCAGGATGGCGAGAAATTGAATTATTGAATGATTTGCCTAAGGTAAATATTGCCCTTAAGTATCTTGATTGATGGGAAGGGAAATCACGAATTGTGTTAGCTTACTTTGGCGATCAATAAAGACTGAGCCATGATGAATTTCGATAATTTCTTTTGTTATACTCATTCCTAACCCGGTACCCTTGCCAACTTCTTTAGTAGTGTAAAAGGGTTCAAAAAGACGATCCATAGTTATTGGACTCATTCCCGCGCCAGTATCAGAAATTTGAATTTTTACAAAACCATGAACAGAGGTTGCGCAAATCATAATTTTCTTTAATGAATTTTCATTATTCTCTTCTATTGCATCAATCGAGTTATTTATGAAATTTAAAAAAACTTGGGATAATTCTGTGTAGTGGCAATCAATAAATATATCATCGCTACAATTGATCTCAATCTCTATGCGTTGGTAGTTTAATTTATCACTACAGAGTGAAACGGAGTCATTTATAAGCTCTAATAAATTAACCTTTTTAAAAGGATCAAGTTTAGAATCTCTAGAGACCCTCTTAAGGGCCAAGATGATTTGATGAATTCGATCAACAGTCTTTTCTATCTTTTCTAAATGTCCTTTTATTGGTTCTGAAGAATATTTCTTTCTTATGATTTGGGCATTACCTTTTATTACCATTAGAGGGTTATTTATTTCGTGGGCTATACCTCCGGCCATCTCTCCAATTGTAATCCACTTGCTCGAGCTTATCATTTTCTCTTGGAAAATCTCGGCCTCTTGCTCCGCTTTGATTCGCTCTGCTATTTCTTTTTTAAGCTTTGTATTTAGATTCCTAAGAAAGTCAATATCAACTAGCTTTTGTGAGTTTAAATAGGCACTGAAAACGATAATTGCAACAAATCCATATTCGATAAGATAGATAAACTTATAGAGATGGAAAGACCCAAGCAGTGAATCATTAATTAATGTTACTGTGAAAATAGTAAGTGAGAATAAGAAAAGTGAATTATATCGAGTTTTCTGCTTTAGGTATTTCTTGATACAGAAGTAGTAGAGGACGCTGAAGTAAAAGAAAATAATTATTGTTAGAACTTTAAGAATTGGCCCAGGTGAAACTTCAAGTACAGAGTATGTAAATAAATCAAAGACATTCACTTCAAAGAG
This window of the Halobacteriovorax sp. HLS genome carries:
- a CDS encoding sensor histidine kinase, whose amino-acid sequence is MNYQSIPPIILATIALYVGIYHYFLFSGVVSHKREKIFTLLCIFVGFYDISCALLYNSNDIATSHLIQTYQLPFIAIVCCLIFIYVDQFYLRVPRFFKNLTIATAAFAIFASFFASNDLFWDTKNSRLFEVNVFDLFTYSVLEVSPGPILKVLTIIIFFYFSVLYYFCIKKYLKQKTRYNSLFLFSLTIFTVTLINDSLLGSFHLYKFIYLIEYGFVAIIVFSAYLNSQKLVDIDFLRNLNTKLKKEIAERIKAEQEAEIFQEKMISSSKWITIGEMAGGIAHEINNPLMVIKGNAQIIRKKYSSEPIKGHLEKIEKTVDRIHQIILALKRVSRDSKLDPFKKVNLLELINDSVSLCSDKLNYQRIEIEINCSDDIFIDCHYTELSQVFLNFINNSIDAIEENNENSLKKIMICATSVHGFVKIQISDTGAGMSPITMDRLFEPFYTTKEVGKGTGLGMSITKEIIEIHHGSVFIDRQSKLTQFVISLPINQDT